The DNA window AGCTCCGGACACCGGCGACCCGCGCCCAGGCTTTGTTCCTGGAGCGCCGGCGCCGGTGGCAAGGAGCTGCCCGAGGTCGCTCAAGCGTCGCTCCGTGGCCCAAGCGTGGTGCCCGTAGCGGTCGTCCCCGGACGTTCCTTCGCTGATCCAAATGGGTTCGAAGTTGGTTTGTGGAGAGGAACCGGCTGAGCTGGATCTTCTCCGAACGATGTCCTCGCCCCCGGTTCTGCCGGGACTCTGAAACCACGCCGCAACACACAAGGAGGTATGACCATGTTGCTGATTCGTCGGTTCAAGATTCAAACCCACGAGCGGGGCCTCCTGTTCCGCGACGGGGTTGCCGAAGCGGTGCTGGAGCCGGGTGTTCATTGGATGTTCGATCCGCTGCGTCGGGTGCGGGTGGAGACGGTCTCCGTCCGTGAGGTGGCCTTCCGCCACGCTGACCTCGCGGTCTTCCATCGTCGGGGCCTGTTGAAGGGCTCGGCGTTGGTGCTTGACCTGGTGGACAGCCAGCGGGCGTTGATCTGGGTGGACGGCCGTTTCCACGGCATCCTCCGTCCCGGTCTCCACGCCTTCTGGACCGTCTTCCACGAGGTGCGCTCCGAGGTAGTGGAGGTCGGGGACGGGCGCTTCGAGCACCCGCAGCTGACCACCATTCTCAACGCTCCCGGCTCCGCGAAGGTCCTGGAGTCGGCCCAGGTGGAAGCCGGTACCGCCGCGCTGCTCTACCGGCAGGGGCGGTTCCTCGAGCGCCTGGAGCCCGGCCGCTACGCGCTGTGGCGGGACGCCGGTCTCCTGCGGGTGCTGCACGTCGACCTGCGGGCCCAGACCGCCGACGTCGCCGGTCAGGAAATCATGACCGCCGACAAGGTGACCCTGCGGCTCAACGCCGCGGTGACCTACCGGGTCGAGGACCCCCGGCGTTTCGCCGAGGCGTCCAACGACGGTCATCAGGGGCTGTACCGTGAAACGCAGCTGGCGCTGCGCTCCATCGTCGGTACCCGCACTCTGGACCAGCTGCTCGACGACCGGGAGGCTCTGGCTGGGGAGGTGGAGGAGGTGCTACGGCCTAAGATCACCTCCCTCGGTCTGGAGCTGGTGGCCTTCGGTATCCGCGATCTGATCCTGCCGGGTGAGATGCGGGTGCTGATGAACCGGGTCACCGAGGCCCGCAAGGCCGCGGAGGCGAACCTCATCGCCCGGCGCGAAGAGACCGCCGCCATGCGCTCCCAGGCCAACACCGCCCGGATCTTCGAATCCAATCCCATGCTCATGAAGCTGCGGGAGCTCGAGGTCCTGGAAAAGGTGGCCGACCGCGCCAACCTCAGCGTCGTCCTCGGCGAGACTGGTCTCTCCGAGCGCGTGCTGAAGATGATCTGAGGGCGTCGGGGTGTTCGCCCCTTCGGTTTTGGAAGACTGCCGCCCGGGGAGGTTTTTGCCTTCCTGGGCGGTTTTTTGGTGCAGCCTCAGTCGTGGGCCTGGTCTGCTCAGTCTCCGAGATCGAGCGTCGCCCGTGCGACGCCGGCTCGTGTAGCATCAGGAGTCAGTGTGGAGCACCTTTCCCGGTAGAGCGAATCATCGTCACGCCCTCGCATGAGGACGTTGACAGACCTCGCTCCTGAGGCTTGTGGAGCTGGTGGCAGGCTGAGGAGCACAGCACAGGCCGATCAAGAGCTGGTCGCCTCAGGTACCTTGCCCAGGCTCTGAATCACTTCGGGAGTTGTGATCAGGATGGGTGTTAGCTGGTCGACG is part of the Acidobacteriota bacterium genome and encodes:
- a CDS encoding slipin family protein, which translates into the protein MLLIRRFKIQTHERGLLFRDGVAEAVLEPGVHWMFDPLRRVRVETVSVREVAFRHADLAVFHRRGLLKGSALVLDLVDSQRALIWVDGRFHGILRPGLHAFWTVFHEVRSEVVEVGDGRFEHPQLTTILNAPGSAKVLESAQVEAGTAALLYRQGRFLERLEPGRYALWRDAGLLRVLHVDLRAQTADVAGQEIMTADKVTLRLNAAVTYRVEDPRRFAEASNDGHQGLYRETQLALRSIVGTRTLDQLLDDREALAGEVEEVLRPKITSLGLELVAFGIRDLILPGEMRVLMNRVTEARKAAEANLIARREETAAMRSQANTARIFESNPMLMKLRELEVLEKVADRANLSVVLGETGLSERVLKMI